One Pseudofrancisella aestuarii genomic region harbors:
- the trmL gene encoding tRNA (uridine(34)/cytosine(34)/5-carboxymethylaminomethyluridine(34)-2'-O)-methyltransferase TrmL, whose amino-acid sequence MLNIVLYEPEIPPNTGNIIRLCANVGASLHLIEPLGFKLDDKQLRRAGLDYHEFASIKIYKDFKDFIEQNKDKQIWACTTKASSYYHQVKFSKDDMLLFGPETRGLPAEILEYLGETQIKIPMNKNSRSLNLSNAVAVILYGALDNIGFENLQLI is encoded by the coding sequence ATGTTAAATATTGTTCTTTATGAGCCTGAAATTCCTCCAAATACTGGCAATATAATTCGTTTATGTGCTAATGTGGGTGCAAGTTTGCATCTTATTGAGCCACTAGGATTTAAGCTTGATGATAAGCAGTTAAGAAGAGCGGGTTTAGATTATCATGAGTTTGCAAGTATTAAAATATATAAAGATTTTAAAGATTTTATTGAGCAAAACAAAGATAAGCAGATTTGGGCTTGTACCACTAAAGCTAGTAGTTATTATCATCAAGTAAAGTTTTCTAAAGATGATATGCTTTTGTTTGGTCCAGAGACTAGGGGGCTACCTGCTGAGATTCTAGAATATTTGGGAGAAACACAAATTAAAATCCCTATGAATAAGAATAGTAGAAGTCTAAATTTATCGAATGCAGTGGCTGTTATTTTATATGGGGCATTAGACAATATTGGTTTTGAAAACTTACAATTAATTTAA
- a CDS encoding polyamine ABC transporter substrate-binding protein: MLTSASSLYAKDSKYICKNSILKTPLTKTDERQMLNFTNWADYISPNIIPCFSKLSNTQVKYIYTSDDNMTRTKVLTGSSGFDLIEQGSLYLPSEIQSNALIELDKSKLPNLKYKNDIIYNKISEINDPDNKYGIVYSYGTTGLAYNKEQIQERLGKDAIPNSWNYVFNPEYLSKLSNCGISLLDEPEQIFGNYFFYKGIDPNTTDKAAYEEAALYLIDNVRPYIKYFDSNKYQNDFTAGNLCLVMGYSGDVVRSVERAKEINPDITLEYIVPKEGTNIWFDMLMIPKGAKNLDKVYELINYIIDPYVAAQNSNYLYQPNAMTGNEKYLSKLFNDTNIKPTNEMLEKMYVLNIHDAETQSFISRMWMNVKYGIRFEPKFYKENKLN, encoded by the coding sequence ATGCTTACTTCAGCTTCAAGCTTATACGCTAAAGATAGTAAATATATCTGTAAGAATAGTATCTTAAAGACCCCTCTTACAAAAACTGATGAGAGACAGATGCTAAATTTTACAAATTGGGCTGACTATATTTCACCCAATATTATCCCTTGTTTTTCTAAGCTTAGTAATACTCAAGTAAAATATATTTACACATCTGATGACAACATGACAAGAACAAAAGTTTTAACAGGTTCATCAGGTTTTGATTTAATTGAACAAGGCTCACTATATCTACCAAGTGAAATCCAATCTAATGCTCTTATAGAATTAGATAAATCAAAGCTACCAAATTTAAAATATAAAAATGACATTATCTACAATAAAATCTCAGAAATAAATGATCCTGACAATAAGTATGGAATAGTTTATAGCTATGGCACAACTGGACTTGCTTATAACAAAGAGCAAATTCAAGAAAGGCTAGGTAAAGATGCTATACCAAATAGCTGGAATTATGTTTTTAATCCTGAATATTTAAGTAAGCTTTCCAATTGTGGAATATCCCTATTAGATGAACCTGAACAAATCTTTGGCAACTATTTCTTCTATAAAGGTATAGACCCAAATACAACAGATAAAGCAGCCTATGAAGAAGCCGCACTATATCTGATTGATAATGTAAGGCCTTACATTAAGTATTTTGATAGTAATAAATATCAAAATGACTTTACAGCTGGAAATCTCTGTTTAGTAATGGGATATTCTGGTGATGTGGTAAGATCTGTTGAGAGAGCAAAAGAAATAAATCCAGATATTACACTAGAATATATTGTTCCTAAAGAAGGGACTAACATCTGGTTTGATATGTTAATGATTCCTAAAGGTGCTAAAAATTTAGATAAAGTTTATGAGCTTATAAATTACATAATTGATCCTTATGTTGCAGCTCAAAATAGTAATTATTTATATCAACCAAATGCTATGACTGGTAATGAAAAATACCTATCAAAACTATTCAATGATACAAATATAAAACCCACTAATGAAATGTTAGAAAAAATGTATGTATTAAATATTCACGATGCTGAAACACAATCATTTATTAGTAGAATGTGGATGAATGTAAAATACGGTATAAGATTTGAGCCAAAATTTTATAAAGAAAACAAATTAAATTAA
- a CDS encoding OmpA family protein translates to MKLRSMAIATSLLFGSASFSFADNIIDAFGSTWGSITNSDNTWGPQDRTGQWYLGVDANGLAGTPNSPSGAGANFIMGYNINKYFAVQYNQLVGRDFAGLGEGVINFSNSTMFTPYAAGGAGWANLAGQATGAWDVGGGLKFELSRNVQASVDYRYIQTMAPSNVSGANGRAGTNMIGAGLTWFFGGKEDNTVNTSNIKDNGATTAAETTGASALPTIDEGKYNLPEGIKQCEGNFNLTKDGVACYTVDGDDVTVYLDTKFAYDSAELNTKGKAAIASFVKFVNSYDIAKVTVKGYASQGKTGPLYEKYNKDLSERRAASVSNYMKQLGLDDTKIDTKGFGYEFPLVPNTNSENKGYNQRAQASVSAPLKEEASN, encoded by the coding sequence ATGAAATTAAGAAGTATGGCTATTGCTACGTCTTTGTTGTTTGGTTCAGCTAGTTTTTCTTTTGCTGATAATATAATCGATGCATTTGGAAGTACTTGGGGAAGTATTACTAATAGCGATAACACTTGGGGTCCTCAAGATAGGACGGGTCAATGGTATTTAGGTGTAGATGCTAATGGTCTTGCTGGAACTCCTAACTCTCCATCAGGTGCTGGCGCTAACTTCATAATGGGTTATAACATTAATAAATATTTTGCTGTGCAATATAACCAATTGGTTGGTAGAGACTTTGCTGGTCTAGGTGAAGGTGTTATCAATTTTAGTAACAGTACAATGTTTACTCCATACGCTGCAGGTGGTGCCGGTTGGGCAAACTTAGCAGGTCAAGCAACTGGGGCTTGGGATGTTGGTGGAGGTCTTAAGTTTGAACTTTCTAGAAATGTTCAAGCGAGTGTTGATTATAGATATATTCAAACAATGGCACCTAGTAATGTTTCTGGGGCAAATGGTAGAGCCGGTACTAATATGATAGGTGCTGGATTAACTTGGTTCTTTGGCGGAAAAGAAGATAATACAGTTAATACATCTAATATTAAAGATAATGGTGCTACAACTGCTGCAGAAACTACTGGTGCATCTGCTTTACCAACTATAGATGAGGGTAAATACAATCTTCCTGAAGGTATTAAGCAATGTGAAGGTAACTTCAACTTAACAAAAGATGGAGTTGCTTGCTATACAGTTGATGGCGATGATGTTACTGTATATTTAGATACTAAGTTTGCTTATGATAGTGCTGAGTTAAATACTAAAGGCAAAGCGGCAATAGCTAGTTTTGTTAAATTTGTAAATAGTTATGATATAGCTAAAGTAACAGTTAAAGGTTATGCTTCTCAAGGTAAAACTGGTCCTCTTTATGAGAAGTATAATAAAGACCTTTCTGAAAGAAGAGCAGCATCTGTTTCTAACTATATGAAGCAATTAGGTCTTGATGATACAAAAATTGACACTAAAGGCTTTGGTTATGAGTTTCCATTAGTTCCTAATACAAACTCTGAGAACAAAGGTTATAATCAAAGAGCTCAAGCAAGTGTTTCAGCGCCTTTAAAAGAAGAAGCTTCTAACTAA
- the coaD gene encoding pantetheine-phosphate adenylyltransferase produces the protein MKQKIAIYPGTFDPITNGHFDLIKRGLCIFDKIIVAISTGYGKNTLFDLEDRKKLVETVFKNEDRVEVISFTGLLVDTAKKHNVCAILRGLRAVSDFDYEYQMSSINSKLDDSIQTVFLTPSESFSCISSTMVRAVAIHDYTRLKEFVPECVYDELKNKVQRG, from the coding sequence ATGAAGCAAAAAATAGCAATCTATCCTGGAACCTTTGATCCCATTACAAATGGACATTTTGATTTAATCAAAAGAGGTTTGTGTATTTTTGACAAGATTATTGTAGCTATATCTACAGGTTATGGAAAAAATACTTTATTTGACTTAGAAGATAGAAAGAAACTAGTAGAAACTGTTTTTAAAAATGAAGATAGAGTTGAAGTTATAAGTTTTACAGGACTTTTGGTAGATACTGCAAAAAAACATAATGTTTGTGCGATCTTAAGGGGCCTGAGAGCTGTTTCTGATTTTGACTATGAATATCAGATGTCTAGTATAAATAGTAAATTAGATGATTCTATTCAGACTGTTTTTTTAACTCCTAGTGAGAGTTTTTCTTGTATTTCTTCCACTATGGTTAGGGCTGTAGCAATCCATGATTATACTAGACTTAAGGAATTTGTTCCTGAGTGTGTATATGATGAGCTGAAAAATAAAGTGCAAAGAGGATAG
- a CDS encoding YfhL family 4Fe-4S dicluster ferredoxin, whose protein sequence is MALLITDDCINCDICEPECPNQAISQGEEYYEIDPDKCTECVGHFSVSQCTKVCPIRCIIVDPDHIETREDLMSKYKKLTSN, encoded by the coding sequence ATGGCTTTATTAATAACAGATGATTGCATAAATTGTGATATTTGTGAGCCTGAATGTCCTAATCAAGCAATTTCACAAGGTGAAGAATATTATGAAATTGATCCTGATAAGTGTACTGAGTGTGTAGGGCATTTCTCTGTATCTCAATGTACAAAAGTTTGCCCAATTCGATGCATAATCGTAGATCCTGATCATATTGAAACAAGAGAAGATTTAATGTCAAAGTATAAAAAGCTTACTTCAAATTAA
- a CDS encoding response regulator, producing MRLLVVEDDLNLGEGLLEALQKEGYSVNLVSDGEAAQLFIESGLYDVVVLDVGLPIRTGFEVLKHARDKGVKTPILLLTARDSLEERVKGLDLGADDYLTKPFELEELVARIKAISRRVAAKTNKTLNEEVKFGDFCFNSASETVTRNGVIIPISKKELALLSILLNNAGRVVPKTQLLEEVYSTDKEMDTNTLEVHMHNLRKKINMSDFIQTIRGVGYFIQKDKIEK from the coding sequence GTGAGACTATTAGTTGTAGAAGATGATTTGAATTTGGGTGAGGGACTATTAGAAGCTCTCCAAAAAGAAGGTTATTCTGTTAATTTAGTTTCTGATGGTGAGGCTGCTCAATTATTTATCGAATCAGGTCTTTATGATGTTGTTGTGCTTGATGTTGGTTTGCCTATAAGAACAGGTTTTGAAGTGCTAAAACATGCTAGAGATAAGGGTGTTAAAACACCTATATTATTATTGACTGCTAGAGATAGTTTAGAAGAGAGAGTTAAAGGCTTAGATTTAGGGGCTGATGATTATTTAACTAAACCGTTTGAGTTAGAAGAATTAGTCGCTAGAATAAAGGCTATTTCTCGTAGAGTTGCAGCGAAAACCAATAAAACGTTAAATGAAGAAGTTAAATTTGGAGATTTTTGCTTTAATTCAGCTTCTGAAACTGTAACTAGAAATGGTGTGATAATCCCTATTTCTAAAAAAGAATTAGCTTTACTTTCTATCTTATTAAATAATGCTGGTCGCGTGGTACCTAAGACACAGTTATTAGAGGAAGTTTATTCGACTGATAAAGAAATGGATACAAATACTCTTGAAGTTCATATGCATAATCTCAGAAAGAAAATTAATATGTCTGATTTTATTCAAACAATAAGAGGTGTAGGCTATTTCATTCAAAAAGATAAAATTGAAAAGTAA
- a CDS encoding APC family permease, with protein MEQILTSKKLGLIRLVMINIIAVDSLRNISITAQAGWIVISFYILAAIFFLIPCALLTAEMATGSSDETGGIYIWVKKAFGKRFGFVILWLQWVYNLVWFPSICGFFAGVIAYVMAPLLGQNANDLVSNPWYMMSMSLVMFWSATAINLFGIKTSSTVSTLGAIIGTLLPMIVIILIAFVWSTTHTNNITMPSLNDFVPSENNVGSWALFITVMFSLFGLEMSAIHAANVRDAKKNFPRALLISGFVILLTLILSNIAVILVSEQLEIGDVDIVTGLMVSFHYFFSQIGMPWLSYLIAVTLIFGAFTTTSAWIMGLSRAFMVVSKDNLLPAVFSQTNKNDAPDKILVFQGLIFTIFCFFYIFMPSVHSAYWYLSDLTAQLAVIAYMGMFATALKLKLTQPLQEGQFEIFKGAIGTFVMSTLGIIGCVIAVVVGFIPLDSSEMSVLYFDSLLLGGIVLALVIPYVFTLKMAK; from the coding sequence GTGGAACAAATCCTGACTAGTAAAAAACTAGGTCTTATTCGTCTAGTTATGATTAATATAATAGCTGTCGATAGTTTGAGAAATATTTCAATAACAGCTCAAGCTGGCTGGATTGTAATAAGCTTTTACATTCTTGCAGCTATATTTTTTCTAATACCTTGTGCATTGTTGACGGCTGAAATGGCTACGGGCTCTTCAGATGAAACAGGTGGTATTTATATTTGGGTTAAAAAAGCTTTTGGAAAAAGATTTGGTTTTGTTATTTTATGGCTTCAATGGGTTTATAACCTAGTATGGTTCCCATCAATATGTGGTTTCTTTGCAGGAGTCATTGCCTATGTTATGGCACCTTTATTAGGGCAAAATGCTAATGATCTAGTCTCTAATCCTTGGTATATGATGTCGATGAGCTTGGTTATGTTTTGGAGTGCTACAGCTATAAATCTTTTTGGAATAAAAACATCTAGTACAGTTAGTACATTGGGAGCTATTATAGGAACATTATTACCTATGATAGTTATAATTTTAATAGCTTTTGTATGGTCAACAACTCATACAAATAATATAACAATGCCAAGCCTTAATGATTTTGTTCCTTCAGAAAATAATGTAGGAAGTTGGGCTTTATTTATTACAGTAATGTTTAGCTTGTTTGGTTTGGAGATGAGTGCAATTCATGCAGCTAATGTAAGAGATGCTAAGAAAAATTTTCCTAGAGCTTTGTTGATTTCTGGTTTTGTTATTTTATTAACATTAATTTTGTCAAATATTGCTGTAATCTTAGTAAGTGAACAGCTCGAGATAGGAGATGTTGATATTGTGACAGGGCTTATGGTTTCATTTCATTATTTTTTTTCACAGATAGGTATGCCTTGGTTGTCTTATTTAATAGCGGTCACATTAATTTTTGGGGCATTTACAACAACATCTGCATGGATAATGGGGTTATCTAGAGCTTTTATGGTTGTTAGTAAAGATAACTTGCTACCAGCTGTTTTTAGTCAAACCAATAAAAATGATGCTCCAGATAAGATTTTAGTATTCCAAGGGCTTATATTTACTATATTTTGTTTCTTTTATATATTTATGCCTTCTGTTCATTCAGCATATTGGTACTTGAGTGATCTTACTGCTCAGTTAGCAGTAATTGCATATATGGGGATGTTTGCTACAGCACTCAAGCTTAAGTTGACTCAGCCCTTGCAGGAAGGTCAATTTGAAATTTTCAAAGGAGCTATAGGCACATTTGTTATGTCTACTTTGGGTATCATTGGATGTGTTATAGCTGTTGTAGTTGGCTTTATTCCATTAGACAGTTCTGAGATGTCTGTGTTGTATTTTGACTCTTTACTCCTTGGTGGAATAGTATTAGCCCTGGTAATTCCTTATGTATTTACCTTAAAAATGGCTAAGTAG